A single Nicotiana tabacum cultivar K326 chromosome 5, ASM71507v2, whole genome shotgun sequence DNA region contains:
- the LOC107783232 gene encoding uncharacterized protein LOC107783232 produces MRESKWNSLIEDVSSFCDKNGIVIPKMDEKYALGKSKRKSSIVTYFHHLYVEVFCATIDLQLSELNSRFSKVNTSLLLGMASLSPDDSFANYDKNKIMKLAIYYPNEFTASKLEDLSYELDSYMDYVREMDNAFSNLKGFGDLSKTLVKTNIHKTWRLIYLLVKLSLILPVATAMVERTFSSMKFIKNDLRSRIGDDFLNDCLVCFIEDEVFESVSNDAIIDRFQNMTTRRMQLK; encoded by the coding sequence ATGAGAGAATCTAAATGGAATTCTTTGATAGAAGATGTCTCTTCGTTTTGTGATAAGAATGGTATTGTAATCCCAAAAATGGATGAGAAGTATGCACTTGGAAAGTCGAAGCGTAAAAGCTCAATTGTTACATATTTCCATCATTTGTACGTAGAGGTTTTTTGTGCTACTATTGATTTGCAACTTTCGGAGCTTAACAGTCGTTTTAGTAAAGTGAATACTTCTCTGCTTCTTGGTATGGCTAGTTTAAGTCCCGATGATTCTTTTGCGAATtatgataaaaataagattatGAAACTTGCTATATATTATCCAAATGAGTTCACTGCTTCTAAGCTTGAAGATCTTAGTTATGAGCTTGACAGTTATATGGACTATGTGCGAGAAATGGACAATGCATTCTCTAACTTGAAAGGGTTTGGTGATCTGTCGAAGACATTGGTTAAAACAAATATTCACAAGACATGGAGACTTATTTATTTGCTTGTGAAGCTGAGTTTGATATTACCTGTGGCTACTGCAATGGTTGAAAGGACTTTTTCTTCAATGAAGTTTATTAAAAATGATTTGCGAAGCAGGATTGGTGATGACTTTTTGAAtgattgtttagtttgttttatagAGGATGAAGTATTTGAAAGTGTATCTAATGATGCGATCATTGATCGTTTTCAAAACATGACAACTCGTCGAATGCAATTGAAATGA